The Halobacterium sp. CBA1132 genome has a segment encoding these proteins:
- the nucS gene encoding endonuclease NucS, with amino-acid sequence MTRALSTPDADRAAAFAADARSDDLAVSLVGECATEFEGRAERSLPAGVRSVLWKPDDTVLVHGATGRDPDAWATGGSVAVEANQGTLELRCGDGDAADALTVRFDSVHHAAAFDPADADAEVSGTESDLKERVLSDPDLVEPGFRPRSTERETPAGPVDVYGRGRDGAVVVVELKARRAGPSAASQLERYVNALRRDLHADADVRGVLVAPEITEKTRRLLAENGLSFSPVE; translated from the coding sequence GTGACCCGCGCGCTCTCGACCCCCGACGCCGACCGCGCCGCCGCCTTCGCCGCGGACGCCCGCAGCGACGACCTCGCGGTCTCGCTCGTCGGCGAGTGCGCGACCGAATTCGAGGGGCGCGCCGAGCGCAGCCTCCCCGCGGGCGTCCGGAGCGTCCTCTGGAAGCCCGACGACACCGTGCTCGTCCACGGCGCGACCGGCCGCGACCCCGACGCGTGGGCGACCGGCGGCAGCGTCGCCGTCGAAGCGAATCAGGGAACGCTCGAACTCCGCTGTGGCGACGGCGACGCCGCGGACGCGCTCACCGTCCGGTTCGATTCCGTCCACCACGCCGCGGCGTTCGACCCCGCGGACGCCGACGCCGAGGTCTCCGGTACCGAGTCCGACCTCAAGGAGCGCGTGCTCTCGGACCCCGACCTCGTCGAACCCGGCTTCCGGCCGCGCAGCACGGAGCGCGAGACGCCCGCCGGCCCCGTGGACGTCTACGGCCGCGGCCGCGACGGCGCCGTGGTCGTCGTCGAACTCAAGGCCCGCCGCGCCGGGCCGTCGGCGGCGTCGCAACTGGAGCGGTACGTGAACGCGCTCCGCCGCGACCTCCACGCCGACGCCGACGTGCGCGGCGTGCTCGTCGCCCCGGAAATCACCGAGAAGACCCGCCGCCTGCTCGCGGAGAACGGGCTCTCCTTCTCCCCAGTCGAGTAG
- a CDS encoding NAD+ synthase, whose translation MTDFDLDLATAADEIRSFLASYLDATPADGYVVGVSGGLDSVLATHLLADAVGPERVTGLLLPADPSDPENVEDARAVCERLGVAYRETDIQPIVDDVTAAREDLAKTTVGNVQARVRMVLLYQAANDDDALVVGPNNRSELLLGYFTKYGDGAADVAPLADVYKTETYDLAREIGVSEDIVGKTPTAELWEGQTDPGELGEPYEVIDPILHAYVDEDRTVEETVEATGEDRETVAEFVERYESSTHKRERPPSPGIR comes from the coding sequence GTGACCGACTTCGACCTCGACCTCGCGACCGCCGCCGACGAGATTCGGTCGTTCCTCGCGAGCTACCTCGACGCCACGCCCGCGGACGGCTACGTCGTCGGCGTCAGCGGCGGGCTCGACTCCGTGCTCGCCACGCACCTCCTCGCGGACGCCGTCGGCCCCGAGCGCGTCACCGGCCTCCTGCTGCCCGCGGACCCCAGCGACCCCGAGAACGTCGAGGACGCCCGGGCGGTCTGCGAGCGCCTCGGCGTCGCCTACCGCGAGACCGACATCCAGCCCATCGTCGACGACGTTACCGCTGCCCGCGAGGACCTCGCGAAGACTACTGTGGGGAACGTTCAGGCGCGGGTCCGGATGGTCCTGCTCTACCAGGCCGCCAACGACGACGACGCGCTCGTCGTCGGCCCGAACAACCGGTCGGAACTCCTCCTGGGCTACTTCACGAAGTACGGCGACGGCGCCGCCGATGTCGCGCCGCTCGCGGACGTCTACAAGACCGAGACCTACGACCTCGCTCGGGAGATCGGCGTCAGCGAGGACATCGTCGGGAAGACGCCCACGGCGGAACTCTGGGAGGGACAGACTGACCCCGGCGAACTCGGCGAACCCTACGAGGTCATCGACCCGATTCTGCACGCGTACGTCGACGAGGACCGCACCGTCGAGGAGACTGTCGAGGCCACCGGCGAGGACCGCGAGACGGTCGCAGAGTTCGTCGAGCGCTACGAGTCCTCCACGCACAAGCGCGAGCGCCCGCCCTCACCGGGCATCCGGTAG